In the genome of Aedes aegypti strain LVP_AGWG chromosome 2, AaegL5.0 Primary Assembly, whole genome shotgun sequence, the window tcttagatcgcagtatttattcagttgtgaagaaatgtcatttcaaatgtagctcgctatagaaatttatttaattaattctgtcaaagaaatttccacttttcttgtacggaaaaacatgccgagcaggcgaaaaaagcttagcaatagaaaatataatatggatagctaaaagtgatattaacttgatagatatatgatatgaaatatctggaaatgatatctaaaataaactactagaacaaaattggcatgtcatatttagattctgcaagattttaccaatagctgcgagctattcattagatctgcgtacatcaaattttttatAGGTTTATAAGTtccagaaacaaaatttttatattgtcttcagatattttatctcttatgtcaatcaagccaatatcacgctttgtttgtcagtactttgctcctactcggaatacttagcttaaatgtttatttttgttttcacaataattctgcatttctggagactgaccatgtttactttttgaacagctatttcaaaagttttaagaaagcataatttatgagctttgaaatgcattcggaactcaacacgaatttcggatattttgtccattttatgaaatttagctatagtgtgatcgcttttacaaggcttatttattgctgaacaatgtgtttgttaatcgtcattttggcctctattggatcaactgttcttataatatactgaagctgaattaggattttataagatacttattcagctcttattcatgcttatgttaaacatgtgggaatagctgaagtgcgacgcaagtaaaacgttagttcgtcttctgaatatccttttatacatatacatttgtttagtggaatattggctttttaattgggggaaacgtgtcttgttcagctcattagtaaaacaatcttgactagtcgaattaGAATCTTTAGAAACGTTTAAttagtggcgattcaactttcgttcattctaatgcataacgttgaacattgatcttagtttgtgttaaaaaagcaccttctcagctctttatagagcaaatttattattcagctgccattaccattattgaacaataattaaacatgcatgctggtttgtggctctgaattgttagttgggaactaataatacaaaataaattgaaagtAAAAGCATCCAAAATATACAACTACATACAACGATAGATGTTATCCGGAGAAGTCTTTAAATTTCACGCCATGCTCGTCGGCGTAAGCCACAAAATCCGGTCCCTCGGCGATTGCACACTTTAGCAAAGCCTTCACATCACATTCAGCATAATGAGAAATTTTGGGCGCCTGGCCAAGTAATCTTTCGTGAACGTCGCAAAGCCGAAATCGTTTCTTCGCTGATTTCTGGCTGGATGTCGTTGGCGTGTCTGCACCAGACGACGGATCCATTACTGATTTATCATCGGGGAAAAGTTGTCGTTTGGATCGTGGCGGGCTTCTTCGCTGAGAGGACGTTCCGTCCTGAGATGGAGTTATGTCCAAGTATGATCGTAATgctcttttgtaattttccgTAATTTTACTTCTTTGAGGAGTGGTTTCATTACGTTTTTGCATCAGCGACAGTGTGCTCGGACTGCCCTCTAGCTCCTCCATGGCCGTGAGAGCGCACAACTCGAGATCAGCAAGTTCATTATCCGCATTTTCCTGGGCAGCTTTTGCTTTCTGTTCTCTGGCTTGTTCTAAAGCTTGAAACAAGGGCAACGAATCGACGCAGTACGTATCATCCGGTAGTTGTGCATTCAATGACTCTAGTTCCTTTTTTAGTATCACGAAATCGAACCGGTTGCCATTATGCGCTACCAGACACGTCGGAGCTTGGAGGCGCCGCAGAAACAACACTATCAGCTGGGCTACAATTAAATAAAGACATTAGTTCAAGTAACAACCACAAGAATAATACATGCACCTGTATTCTCGTCGAATTTACTTTCGTCTTCGAGCAAGTCATTGTAAAGTCCAGTAGTTTCCGATGCTCTGGGATGAAT includes:
- the LOC5563618 gene encoding uncharacterized protein LOC5563618, with translation MASQLGSFVFFDLETTDLIGIKTPKITEISLIACSRKHLLDTKRGELPRVLHKQTFCLNPQRMIHPRASETTGLYNDLLEDESKFDENTAQLIVLFLRRLQAPTCLVAHNGNRFDFVILKKELESLNAQLPDDTYCVDSLPLFQALEQAREQKAKAAQENADNELADLELCALTAMEELEGSPSTLSLMQKRNETTPQRSKITENYKRALRSYLDITPSQDGTSSQRRSPPRSKRQLFPDDKSVMDPSSGADTPTTSSQKSAKKRFRLCDVHERLLGQAPKISHYAECDVKALLKCAIAEGPDFVAYADEHGVKFKDFSG